A window from Candidatus Eisenbacteria bacterium encodes these proteins:
- the carB gene encoding carbamoyl-phosphate synthase large subunit, with the protein MPRDPSIRSVLVIGSGPIVIGQACEFDYSGTQAVKVLRSEGIRVSLVNSNPATIMTDPEYADRTYVEPLTPEVVEAILERERPDALLPTVGGQTALNLAVELSRRGVLDRLGVRMIGASRRAVEVGEDRRLFRDAMERIGLEVPRSGFAQSREEALQVLDITGLPAVIRPSFTLGGTGGGIAYNVEEFEQAVARGLELSPVREILIEESVIGWKEYELEVMRDRADNFVVICSIENFDPMGIHTGDSVTVAPAQTLTDREYQGMRNDARAIIREVGVETGGSNIQFAVDPRTGRRVVIEMNPRVSRSSALASKATGFPIAKIAALLAVGYRLDEIRNDITRVTPASFEPVLDYVVVKIPRWAFEKFRDASPILGTQMKSVGEVMAIGRTFKEALHKGLRGLESGSGGSGFGRGSLDEARIKEKLLTPDPDRIFYVKRACELGWPHEEIHRMTGIDPWFLDQIQQIANMKERITPDLPTATLREAKRMGFSDARIAELTGSREEDVRARRKREGIVPVYK; encoded by the coding sequence ATGCCGCGCGATCCCTCCATCCGGTCCGTCCTCGTGATCGGATCGGGACCGATCGTGATCGGGCAGGCGTGCGAGTTCGACTACAGCGGCACCCAGGCCGTGAAGGTGCTCCGCTCCGAGGGGATCCGCGTCTCCCTCGTGAACTCGAACCCCGCCACGATCATGACCGACCCGGAGTACGCGGATCGCACGTACGTGGAGCCGCTCACGCCCGAGGTGGTGGAGGCGATCCTCGAGCGCGAGCGGCCCGACGCGCTCCTGCCGACGGTCGGAGGTCAGACCGCGCTCAACCTCGCCGTCGAGCTCTCCCGGCGCGGCGTGCTCGACCGGCTGGGCGTTCGAATGATCGGCGCGAGCCGGCGCGCGGTGGAGGTGGGAGAGGATCGCCGGCTCTTCCGGGACGCGATGGAGCGGATCGGTCTCGAGGTGCCGCGGAGCGGCTTCGCGCAGAGCCGCGAGGAGGCGCTCCAGGTGCTCGACATCACCGGGCTCCCGGCCGTGATCCGCCCCTCGTTCACGCTCGGCGGGACCGGAGGCGGGATCGCGTACAACGTCGAGGAATTCGAGCAGGCGGTGGCGCGGGGCCTCGAGCTCTCGCCCGTCCGCGAGATCCTGATCGAGGAGTCCGTGATCGGGTGGAAGGAGTACGAGCTCGAGGTGATGCGCGACCGGGCGGACAACTTCGTCGTGATCTGCTCGATCGAGAACTTCGACCCGATGGGGATCCACACGGGCGACTCCGTCACGGTCGCGCCCGCGCAGACCCTCACGGACCGCGAGTACCAGGGCATGCGGAACGACGCGCGGGCGATCATCCGCGAGGTGGGGGTCGAGACCGGCGGCTCCAACATCCAGTTCGCGGTCGATCCCCGGACCGGGCGCAGGGTCGTGATCGAGATGAACCCGCGCGTCTCGCGCTCGTCCGCGCTCGCCAGCAAGGCGACCGGCTTCCCGATCGCGAAGATCGCCGCGCTCCTCGCCGTGGGATACCGCCTCGACGAGATCCGGAACGACATCACCCGCGTCACGCCCGCGAGCTTCGAGCCGGTGCTGGACTACGTCGTGGTGAAGATCCCGCGCTGGGCCTTCGAGAAGTTCCGGGACGCGAGCCCGATCCTCGGCACCCAGATGAAGTCCGTGGGCGAGGTGATGGCGATCGGCCGCACGTTCAAGGAGGCGCTCCACAAGGGGCTCCGCGGTCTCGAGTCGGGGAGCGGCGGGAGCGGGTTCGGCAGGGGATCGCTCGACGAGGCGCGCATCAAGGAGAAGCTCCTCACGCCCGACCCGGACCGGATCTTCTACGTGAAGCGCGCGTGCGAGCTGGGCTGGCCGCACGAGGAGATCCACCGCATGACCGGGATCGACCCCTGGTTCCTCGACCAGATCCAGCAGATCGCGAACATGAAGGAGC